A window of Longispora fulva contains these coding sequences:
- a CDS encoding AfsR/SARP family transcriptional regulator, with amino-acid sequence MEFRVLGDVAIVVDDIPCDLGLRRRDRCLLGVLLVHIGTDVPVDRLVDLLWGACPPERPRQSIQVSVSRLRRVLTEVGAARLGFELVNRGAGYVLEGDPALVDLHRSRKLCDQARATADPKTRSELLRAAIALHRGPLLGREATDQVRGLLGRSCEETLLAATELRLVADLERGLHGELVEELGALTRDHPLRESLVELRMLALYRAGRRQEALDVYDDARQVLVDQIGLDPRPELSELYLRIQRSDPVLASRSRHAPAPAQLPPDVSNFTGREHQLLELDSHLPTVGPASGAVLITAIAGAGGVGKTALALHWAHRVQDRFRDGQLYVNLHGSSSTSAVRPIEALARFLRALGVAPERVPIDVDEAAALYRSLLADKQVLVVLDNANTPEQLRPLLPGTSGSLALVTSRSRLAGLVVRDGARRVNLDVLLPSEAVALLTRVVGRERIEAEPAATVDLAALCGHLPLALRIAGAALADNELLTIDGFCDRLRGGDRLGSLEVEGDELSSVRATIGLSYAALSPETARLFCLLGLVPGLSFTAPAAACLADVEPPQAVQLLDRLAAAHLIESQGDDRYGLHDLVRDFAREHVQPDGLAALDRLYHWYLRTAHAAAALIHPQMLRLALPGEKPGADFATHAEAITWFDAERANLVAAVLDLPPGLDPAWTWRIGDGMRGYLWLRKLILEWFDIARAGLTAAESRGDPEAQVSAHRSLCMAYASICDYVPAADHARRGLQISGDHGLVLNEPAQLANLGNILVLSGDPAAAVDAFHTALDRDQGAANRMAALVSLSEGLIELGRLGEAVDRIQAGLGLLSAVGEHPNLFASLLSGLGDAFHALGSAGPALAVLADAATVASDIGSVETVAVAHDRMARVRNLLGHHVEALEDAHTALALVSEHRIARLDAKTLCTVAETLGLLGRWEEALSRHAESVRLATERNNAFVRVECLVERAATLLRARRGAEAHVDLDKAAGEARRHGYALLEAQALDLLAQVNVAGGRVDRALDLSQRALDGHRRTGHRPGEATSLIVLGHVTGDPDLWAAARRVLDETGGTAHALVAEPLTRAAFATFLANNDA; translated from the coding sequence ATGGAGTTCCGGGTCCTCGGCGACGTTGCCATTGTCGTCGATGACATCCCCTGTGACCTGGGACTACGCCGGAGGGACAGGTGTCTTCTCGGCGTCCTGCTCGTCCACATCGGCACCGACGTCCCCGTGGACCGTTTGGTCGACCTGCTGTGGGGCGCGTGCCCGCCGGAGCGTCCCCGCCAGTCGATTCAGGTTTCGGTCTCCCGCCTCCGCAGGGTGCTGACGGAGGTCGGGGCCGCACGGCTCGGTTTCGAACTCGTCAACCGTGGTGCCGGGTACGTGCTGGAGGGCGACCCCGCATTGGTCGACCTCCATCGGTCCAGGAAGCTGTGCGACCAGGCCCGGGCGACCGCCGACCCGAAGACCCGCTCGGAGCTGCTCCGCGCGGCGATCGCACTGCACCGGGGTCCGCTCCTCGGCCGTGAGGCCACCGACCAGGTCCGGGGACTGCTGGGCCGGTCGTGCGAGGAGACGCTTCTCGCGGCGACCGAACTGCGACTCGTGGCAGACCTCGAGCGAGGACTTCACGGGGAACTCGTCGAGGAACTCGGAGCCCTGACCAGGGATCACCCTCTCCGAGAGAGCCTGGTCGAACTTCGGATGCTTGCGTTGTACCGCGCTGGCCGCCGCCAGGAGGCACTCGACGTCTACGATGACGCGCGGCAGGTGCTGGTGGACCAGATCGGCCTCGATCCCCGTCCTGAGCTGTCCGAGCTGTACCTTCGGATCCAGCGGTCCGACCCGGTCCTCGCATCAAGGAGCCGGCACGCTCCCGCCCCGGCCCAACTGCCGCCCGACGTTTCCAACTTCACCGGTCGTGAGCATCAACTCCTCGAACTCGACAGCCATCTGCCGACGGTCGGGCCCGCCTCGGGCGCGGTTCTGATCACGGCCATCGCCGGCGCGGGCGGGGTGGGCAAGACGGCGCTCGCGTTGCACTGGGCACACCGGGTACAGGACCGATTCCGGGACGGGCAGCTCTACGTCAACCTGCACGGCTCCTCCTCGACCTCAGCGGTCCGCCCGATAGAGGCGCTCGCCCGCTTCCTGCGGGCCCTGGGTGTCGCCCCTGAGCGGGTACCCATCGATGTGGACGAGGCGGCGGCCCTGTACCGGTCGCTGTTGGCCGACAAACAGGTGCTCGTGGTGCTGGACAACGCCAACACCCCCGAGCAGCTCCGTCCGCTCCTTCCCGGCACGTCCGGCTCGCTGGCCCTGGTCACCAGCCGGAGCCGGCTGGCCGGCCTGGTGGTGCGTGACGGGGCCCGCAGGGTCAACCTCGACGTGCTCCTGCCGTCCGAGGCGGTCGCGCTCCTGACCCGAGTCGTCGGCCGTGAACGGATCGAAGCCGAACCAGCGGCGACGGTGGACCTGGCCGCGTTGTGCGGTCATCTGCCGCTGGCGCTGCGGATCGCCGGCGCGGCACTGGCCGACAACGAACTGCTGACGATCGACGGGTTCTGCGACCGGTTGCGGGGCGGCGACCGACTGGGTTCGCTGGAGGTCGAGGGAGACGAACTGTCCTCAGTCCGTGCCACGATCGGCTTGTCCTACGCCGCCCTCAGTCCGGAGACGGCTCGACTGTTCTGCCTTCTGGGCCTGGTGCCTGGCCTGAGCTTCACCGCGCCCGCCGCAGCCTGTCTCGCGGACGTCGAGCCCCCGCAGGCCGTCCAACTGCTCGACCGCCTGGCCGCAGCACACCTGATCGAGTCCCAGGGCGACGACCGCTACGGCTTGCATGACCTGGTCCGCGACTTCGCCCGTGAGCACGTACAACCGGATGGTCTGGCGGCATTGGACCGCCTGTACCACTGGTATCTACGCACCGCCCACGCCGCAGCCGCGCTGATCCATCCTCAGATGCTCAGGCTCGCCCTACCGGGGGAGAAGCCAGGGGCGGACTTCGCGACGCACGCGGAGGCGATCACCTGGTTCGACGCGGAGCGGGCCAACCTCGTCGCCGCAGTGCTGGACCTGCCGCCTGGGCTCGACCCGGCATGGACCTGGCGGATCGGGGACGGCATGCGGGGCTACCTGTGGCTGCGGAAGCTGATCCTGGAGTGGTTCGACATCGCGCGGGCAGGGCTGACCGCCGCCGAGTCCAGGGGCGACCCGGAGGCGCAGGTCTCCGCGCACCGCAGTCTCTGCATGGCGTATGCCAGCATCTGCGACTACGTCCCGGCCGCTGACCATGCGCGACGAGGGCTGCAGATCAGCGGCGACCACGGCCTCGTCCTCAACGAGCCGGCGCAGCTCGCAAACCTGGGGAACATCCTGGTGCTGAGCGGTGATCCGGCGGCTGCCGTCGATGCGTTCCACACTGCCCTGGACCGTGACCAGGGTGCGGCGAACCGGATGGCGGCGCTGGTCAGCCTGAGCGAGGGGCTGATCGAGCTGGGCCGCCTGGGGGAGGCGGTTGACCGGATCCAGGCCGGTCTCGGTCTGCTGAGTGCCGTCGGTGAGCATCCCAATCTTTTCGCCTCCCTGCTCTCTGGCCTGGGGGACGCCTTTCACGCCCTCGGTTCAGCCGGGCCCGCCCTGGCCGTCCTCGCGGATGCTGCGACGGTCGCCAGCGACATTGGCAGTGTCGAGACGGTCGCTGTCGCCCATGACCGGATGGCCAGGGTGCGTAACCTGCTCGGCCACCACGTCGAGGCGCTCGAGGACGCCCACACCGCCCTCGCCCTGGTCTCCGAGCACCGCATAGCCCGTCTGGACGCGAAGACGCTATGCACGGTGGCGGAAACCCTGGGCCTGTTGGGGCGCTGGGAGGAGGCTCTCAGCAGGCATGCCGAGAGCGTTCGGCTCGCCACCGAACGCAACAACGCCTTCGTTCGGGTCGAGTGTCTCGTGGAGCGGGCGGCGACCCTGCTCAGGGCCCGACGTGGCGCGGAGGCCCACGTCGATCTCGACAAAGCGGCCGGGGAAGCCCGCCGCCATGGGTACGCGCTGCTCGAAGCCCAGGCCCTGGATCTCCTCGCCCAGGTGAATGTGGCGGGTGGACGGGTGGATCGGGCGCTGGACCTGAGCCAGCGTGCCCTGGACGGCCATCGGCGTACCGGTCACCGTCCTGGCGAAGCGACCAGCCTCATCGTTCTCGGCCACGTCACCGGCGACCCGGATCTCTGGGCTGCCGCGCGGCGGGTCCTTGACGAGACAGGTGGAACGGCGCACGCCCTCGTCGCGGAGCCGCTCACGCGGGCAGCCTTCGCCACTTTCCTCGCGAACAACGACGCCTGA
- a CDS encoding MFS transporter, with protein MDAPTTGHPQRWKILGVLVVSLLVVVLDNTILNVAMKTIADPKAGLGASQSQLEWAINSYTLVFAGLLFTFGVLGDRIGRKRMLVTGLVVFGIASLASAYAQDPGQLIAARALMGFGGAAIMPATLSIISNVFDPRERAKAIGVWAGSVGLAVAIGPVVGGALLEHFWWGSVFLINVPIIVVGVIAVLLLVPESKDPKPGKIDVFGVLLSIAGLTLFVYGIITGGDSGDWAQLEVWGTIAAGVLILAGFVLYERRIDHPALDVKLFRDPRFSAAVAAVGLAFFAAMGVMFFGAFYLQMVRGYSPLETGLLFLPFAGAQLIFAPQSAGLVKKFGAKAVCAVGMALVAVALSAFVFIIDENTPIWVLCTVFFIQGAGMANVIPPTTEAVMASLPREKAGVGSAVNNTIRQVGGALGVAVLGSLLSQVYRDQMASHLVAFPENVRHVASESIAATYAVAAKIGPAGNALIPAGNESFVHAMHWVAAGAASVALLGALAVLRWLPGRPVTPVQVAEPELVDVS; from the coding sequence GTGGACGCACCCACAACCGGCCACCCGCAGCGCTGGAAGATCCTCGGCGTACTCGTCGTCAGCCTGCTCGTCGTCGTTCTCGACAACACCATCCTCAACGTCGCGATGAAGACCATCGCCGACCCGAAGGCCGGCCTGGGCGCGAGCCAGAGCCAGCTGGAGTGGGCGATCAACTCCTACACCCTGGTGTTCGCCGGCCTCCTCTTCACCTTCGGCGTCCTCGGTGACCGGATCGGCCGGAAGCGGATGCTCGTCACGGGCCTGGTCGTGTTCGGCATCGCCTCGCTGGCCTCGGCCTACGCGCAGGATCCCGGTCAGCTGATCGCGGCCCGGGCGCTGATGGGCTTCGGCGGCGCGGCTATCATGCCGGCCACCCTCTCGATCATCTCCAACGTGTTCGACCCCCGTGAGCGGGCGAAGGCGATCGGCGTCTGGGCTGGTTCCGTCGGCCTGGCCGTGGCGATCGGCCCGGTCGTCGGCGGCGCGCTGCTCGAGCACTTCTGGTGGGGCTCTGTCTTCCTGATCAACGTGCCGATCATCGTGGTGGGCGTCATCGCCGTGCTGCTCCTGGTTCCGGAGTCCAAAGACCCGAAACCCGGAAAGATCGACGTCTTCGGGGTACTTCTCTCCATCGCCGGCCTGACCCTCTTCGTCTACGGCATCATCACCGGTGGCGACTCGGGCGACTGGGCGCAGCTCGAGGTGTGGGGAACGATCGCCGCCGGGGTGCTGATCCTGGCCGGCTTCGTCCTCTACGAGCGGCGGATCGACCACCCGGCCCTCGACGTCAAGCTGTTCCGCGACCCGCGGTTCTCCGCGGCCGTCGCGGCGGTGGGCCTGGCGTTCTTCGCCGCGATGGGCGTCATGTTCTTCGGGGCGTTCTACCTGCAGATGGTGCGCGGCTACAGCCCGCTGGAGACCGGCCTGCTGTTCCTGCCGTTCGCCGGCGCGCAGCTGATCTTCGCGCCGCAGAGTGCGGGGCTGGTGAAGAAGTTCGGGGCCAAGGCCGTGTGCGCGGTGGGCATGGCGTTGGTGGCCGTCGCCCTGAGCGCGTTCGTCTTCATCATCGACGAGAACACCCCCATTTGGGTACTGTGCACCGTCTTCTTCATCCAGGGCGCCGGCATGGCCAACGTCATCCCGCCGACCACGGAGGCCGTGATGGCTTCCCTGCCCCGGGAGAAGGCCGGCGTCGGCTCCGCGGTGAACAACACGATCCGTCAGGTCGGCGGCGCCCTGGGCGTCGCGGTCCTCGGCTCGCTGCTCTCCCAGGTGTACCGGGACCAGATGGCGAGCCACCTCGTCGCCTTTCCGGAGAACGTCCGCCACGTGGCATCGGAATCGATCGCGGCGACCTACGCGGTCGCGGCCAAGATCGGGCCGGCCGGCAACGCGCTGATCCCGGCCGGCAACGAGTCGTTCGTGCACGCGATGCACTGGGTCGCGGCGGGCGCGGCGAGTGTGGCCCTGCTCGGCGCGCTGGCCGTCCTGCGCTGGCTTCCGGGCCGCCCGGTCACACCGGTCCAGGTGGCAGAGCCAGAGCTCGTCGATGTCAGCTAA
- a CDS encoding TetR/AcrR family transcriptional regulator, translating into MSDTTTQSTPRPPGRPRSARADESIIDAVLDFLAEGTTVEALSMEAVASRAGVGKATVYRRWPHKEALLLDALSTLKQPLQVPPGLSVRSDLVILMEQSWDARDSRAGRIMPCLIPELQRNGPLRTQFIALIDARRDVVRDVLRRGIVTGELRSDIDVELALILLSGPMFLTLIGNAPNVEPDGLAERVVDAVLRGIAT; encoded by the coding sequence ATGTCTGACACGACTACGCAGAGCACTCCGCGGCCGCCCGGGCGGCCGCGGAGTGCCCGCGCGGACGAATCGATCATCGACGCGGTGCTGGACTTCCTCGCGGAGGGCACCACGGTCGAGGCGCTGTCCATGGAGGCGGTCGCCTCGAGGGCCGGGGTCGGCAAGGCGACGGTGTACCGGCGCTGGCCCCACAAGGAGGCCCTGCTCCTCGACGCCCTGTCCACGCTGAAGCAGCCACTGCAGGTGCCGCCGGGGCTCAGCGTGCGCTCGGACCTCGTGATCCTGATGGAGCAGTCCTGGGACGCGCGGGACAGCCGCGCCGGCCGGATCATGCCGTGCCTGATCCCGGAGTTGCAGCGCAACGGCCCGCTGAGGACCCAGTTCATCGCGTTGATCGACGCGCGCCGGGACGTGGTCCGCGACGTGCTTCGCCGGGGGATAGTCACGGGCGAATTACGTTCTGATATCGATGTCGAGCTCGCGCTCATACTGCTGTCAGGGCCCATGTTCTTGACTTTGATTGGCAATGCCCCAAATGTGGAGCCGGACGGCTTGGCGGAACGCGTGGTTGACGCCGTTCTGCGGGGCATCGCAACCTAG
- a CDS encoding putative bifunctional diguanylate cyclase/phosphodiesterase, translating into MHSTLRASPILIGFFFLLFLVAERTFLEFELRQQTYRYNAGEIPLLLALVYLPPSWVIIIRLVAAAAYLTNVAPVKAIYNVAVRAASTAVAALVLEGFMTLPVGIVRMDHPLLWVQMIVAAESNMLVNLIAIAAIMTAVQGWMGNGKFLQSVWQSSAVCLVNSILGLVALLALRTSSWAVVCLGVLALLVGGGYRGYRRSLQQHRSLTELYDFTQAAAQAREAGNLADVLLVRARKLLSAEYATLWLPGSRRHPEVMLTARIEDKGLSDRPVTPNLLRSKAIAGDQTVVVGPRVGDPALRAQLAEHGKKDAIVVPLRSGTAVIGTLEVVNRVGEMSSFESHQVRLLETLAAHVAVAVENSRLVDRLRFDAYHDSLTGLPNRRRMTAMLEEAVKVSAPDVVAVLLFDVDGMRDVNESMGHQAGDKLLAEVSQRLRDLAPPAALVARVGGDKFAVTLRAESAAEAVELAGKLRAALQEPMRLGTLNLDVDTAVGLALHPEHGSEPEVLLRRADLAVHAAKQTNSHIQQFHLALESGSTRRIGLAGDLRRALDAGELEVYFQPKVALSDRRLVGVECLSRWEHPVHGSVSPQDFIAVAEHTGQLGRLTEVVLREGLRRCREWADEGRPLSVAVNLSPRTLVDPDFPSQVGELLAEYGVPAERLTLEITEDGMVAGPDRPMPTLHRLHDLGVRLSVDDFGTGYSSLSYLRRLPVHEVKVDRMFVQGMATDPGDLAIVRAVVDLSRHFGLSVVAEGVESELTLALLEEMGCDIGQGFFFSRALPYERLETWFAAQTVTEEVGVGGSVRRLRAVP; encoded by the coding sequence ATGCATTCGACGCTTCGGGCCAGTCCGATCCTGATCGGGTTCTTCTTTCTGCTCTTCCTTGTCGCGGAGCGGACATTTCTGGAGTTCGAACTACGTCAGCAGACGTACCGGTATAACGCCGGTGAAATCCCGCTTCTGCTCGCATTGGTTTACCTTCCGCCGAGCTGGGTAATTATCATCAGACTCGTCGCGGCTGCGGCCTATCTGACGAACGTGGCACCGGTCAAGGCGATCTACAACGTGGCGGTCCGGGCCGCCAGCACGGCAGTGGCCGCTCTCGTGCTTGAAGGGTTCATGACCCTTCCGGTGGGCATCGTTCGCATGGACCACCCGCTGTTGTGGGTCCAGATGATCGTCGCGGCCGAGTCCAACATGCTCGTCAACCTGATCGCCATCGCCGCTATCATGACGGCGGTCCAGGGCTGGATGGGCAACGGCAAGTTCCTGCAGAGCGTGTGGCAGAGCTCCGCCGTGTGTCTCGTCAACTCGATCCTGGGCCTCGTCGCTCTCCTAGCGTTGCGCACCTCGTCATGGGCCGTGGTGTGCCTCGGTGTCCTCGCGTTGCTCGTCGGTGGGGGCTACCGGGGATATCGACGTTCGCTCCAGCAGCACCGCAGCCTCACCGAGTTGTACGACTTCACTCAGGCGGCCGCCCAGGCCCGCGAGGCCGGCAATCTCGCGGACGTGCTTCTCGTTCGGGCCCGCAAACTTCTCAGCGCCGAGTACGCGACGCTATGGCTGCCGGGAAGTCGTCGGCATCCCGAGGTGATGCTCACCGCGCGGATCGAGGACAAGGGGCTCAGCGACCGCCCAGTGACACCGAATCTGCTGCGGAGCAAGGCGATCGCGGGCGATCAGACCGTCGTCGTTGGTCCCCGGGTCGGCGATCCCGCGCTCCGCGCCCAGTTGGCCGAGCATGGCAAGAAGGACGCCATCGTCGTTCCGCTGCGATCTGGTACCGCCGTGATCGGCACACTCGAGGTCGTCAACCGCGTCGGTGAGATGTCCTCGTTCGAATCGCACCAGGTTCGCCTGCTCGAGACGCTCGCCGCGCATGTCGCCGTAGCCGTCGAGAACTCCCGCCTCGTCGACCGGCTGCGCTTCGACGCCTACCACGACAGCCTCACGGGCCTGCCCAACCGCCGCCGGATGACGGCGATGCTGGAGGAGGCCGTCAAGGTCAGCGCCCCGGACGTGGTGGCGGTGTTGTTGTTCGATGTGGACGGTATGCGCGACGTCAACGAGTCGATGGGCCACCAGGCGGGCGACAAGCTCCTCGCCGAGGTGTCGCAACGCCTGCGCGACCTGGCGCCCCCGGCGGCACTCGTCGCCCGGGTCGGCGGCGACAAGTTCGCCGTGACGCTGCGGGCCGAGAGCGCTGCCGAGGCCGTCGAGCTGGCCGGCAAGCTCCGGGCAGCGTTGCAGGAGCCGATGCGGCTCGGCACCCTGAACCTGGACGTGGACACCGCGGTGGGCCTGGCCCTGCACCCGGAGCACGGCAGCGAGCCGGAGGTGCTGCTGCGCCGGGCGGATCTGGCCGTGCACGCCGCGAAGCAGACCAACTCGCACATCCAACAGTTCCATCTGGCCCTGGAGTCCGGTTCCACCCGGCGGATCGGCCTCGCCGGCGACCTGAGACGCGCGCTGGACGCCGGAGAGCTCGAGGTGTACTTCCAACCGAAGGTCGCCCTTTCCGACCGCCGCCTGGTGGGCGTGGAGTGCCTCTCCCGCTGGGAACACCCGGTGCACGGCTCGGTGAGCCCGCAGGACTTCATCGCGGTCGCCGAGCACACCGGTCAGCTGGGCCGGCTCACCGAGGTGGTGCTCCGCGAGGGGCTGCGCCGGTGCCGGGAATGGGCCGACGAGGGCCGGCCGCTGAGTGTCGCGGTCAACCTGTCGCCCCGCACCCTGGTCGACCCGGACTTCCCGAGCCAGGTGGGCGAGCTGCTCGCGGAGTACGGGGTGCCGGCCGAGCGGCTCACGCTGGAGATCACCGAGGACGGCATGGTGGCCGGCCCGGACCGCCCGATGCCGACCCTGCACCGCCTGCACGACCTCGGTGTCCGGTTGTCCGTGGACGACTTCGGCACCGGCTACTCCTCCCTGTCCTACCTCCGTCGGCTGCCGGTGCACGAGGTCAAGGTCGACCGGATGTTCGTGCAGGGCATGGCGACGGATCCGGGCGACCTGGCGATCGTGCGGGCCGTGGTGGACCTCAGCCGGCACTTCGGGCTGAGCGTCGTCGCCGAGGGTGTGGAGAGCGAGCTCACGCTGGCCCTGCTGGAGGAGATGGGCTGCGACATCGGCCAGGGATTCTTCTTCAGCCGCGCCCTGCCGTACGAGCGCCTGGAGACCTGGTTCGCCGCGCAGACGGTGACAGAGGAAGTCGGCGTCGGCGGCTCCGTACGGCGGCTCAGAGCCGTTCCCTGA
- the rpmG gene encoding 50S ribosomal protein L33 encodes MGKATDVRPKITLACVECKERNYITKKNRRNDPDRLEMNKFCPRCGKHTAHRETR; translated from the coding sequence GTGGGTAAAGCGACTGACGTACGGCCGAAGATCACGCTGGCGTGCGTGGAGTGCAAGGAGCGGAACTACATCACCAAGAAGAACCGGCGGAACGACCCCGACCGGCTGGAGATGAACAAGTTCTGCCCGCGTTGCGGCAAGCACACCGCCCACCGCGAGACCCGCTGA
- a CDS encoding MaoC family dehydratase N-terminal domain-containing protein → MPLDQTNVGRTYPPTAPYEVGREKIREFAEAIGDPNPAFRDSEVAVKLGYRDVIAPPTFTIRLTLDASEVALDALGVQLRNVLHREQRFSYTRPVVAGDTLVCVVVVEAIRTVAGNDILTTRTDVTDGSGELVVAVWSTLVVREEA, encoded by the coding sequence ATGCCCTTGGACCAGACGAATGTAGGTCGGACGTACCCGCCGACCGCCCCGTACGAGGTGGGACGGGAGAAGATCCGGGAGTTCGCCGAGGCGATCGGGGACCCGAACCCGGCCTTCCGCGACTCTGAGGTGGCCGTCAAGCTCGGCTACCGGGACGTCATCGCGCCGCCGACCTTCACCATCCGGCTGACCCTCGACGCGAGCGAGGTCGCCCTGGACGCGCTCGGCGTGCAGCTGCGCAACGTGCTGCACCGCGAGCAGAGGTTCTCTTACACCCGCCCGGTGGTCGCCGGGGACACCCTGGTCTGCGTCGTGGTCGTCGAGGCGATCCGCACGGTCGCCGGCAACGACATCCTGACCACCCGCACGGACGTCACGGACGGCTCCGGCGAGCTGGTCGTGGCCGTGTGGTCGACGCTCGTGGTTCGCGAGGAGGCGTGA
- a CDS encoding MaoC/PaaZ C-terminal domain-containing protein translates to MYEVGTQLPERTFRVTRADLVRYAGASGDFNPIHWSDRVAAEVGLPSVIAHGMLTMALAARAVTDWVGDPGAMVAYTAKFTRPVPVPDDEDGAELGVSAVVKKVDGDQAQIDITVVFEGERVLGAARATVRTS, encoded by the coding sequence ATGTACGAGGTCGGAACGCAACTGCCGGAGCGCACCTTCCGGGTGACCCGCGCGGACCTGGTCCGGTACGCGGGCGCGTCCGGGGACTTCAACCCCATCCACTGGAGCGACCGGGTGGCCGCCGAGGTCGGGCTGCCGAGCGTCATCGCGCACGGCATGCTCACGATGGCCCTGGCGGCCCGCGCGGTCACGGACTGGGTCGGCGACCCGGGCGCGATGGTGGCGTACACGGCGAAGTTCACCCGCCCGGTGCCGGTGCCCGACGACGAGGACGGCGCGGAGCTGGGGGTGTCGGCCGTCGTGAAGAAGGTCGACGGCGACCAGGCCCAGATCGACATCACGGTGGTCTTCGAGGGCGAGCGGGTGCTGGGCGCCGCGCGGGCGACCGTGCGCACCAGCTAA
- a CDS encoding RNA polymerase sigma factor → MDDFGDSPWLERAFREHADRLYAYCLSLGLNSAGAADAVHDAFIIATEKAPELADRDHARAWLYALVRRECLDQSRPTAQPRTGGPAAETIDLGSVVHTAETTAAVAAAGNSLRTADRELVELSARHDLTPEEIALVTGHSTAAITTRLGKAMAKIARHGAPSLITRYGALPFPRVTGQLWPKLRRTRESTVPALLTEVARRVGPLDGAGFPRQPDQRSGRRPVRWALIGVGSMATVLLGAGVVLAQQDTPTDDTTRRPAAEAPPLPLPSGEHKPPEAAMVASPTPSRKSPSPTPSSTPRPSATSAKPTTAPPAPAPSTSQTTLIGPSVTASMVNPVCQGGWQSFGVTATVNGATATKVRLILDDSSGHYVESMSASSGKWTTSSWGYIPTDWYVEATLPGNKVVRTAGQRLDVC, encoded by the coding sequence ATGGACGACTTCGGCGACTCACCCTGGCTCGAACGGGCCTTCAGGGAACACGCCGACCGACTCTACGCATACTGCCTCTCCCTGGGCCTCAACAGCGCGGGAGCTGCCGACGCGGTGCACGACGCATTCATCATCGCCACTGAGAAGGCCCCTGAGCTGGCCGATCGCGACCACGCCCGCGCGTGGCTGTACGCGCTCGTCCGCCGCGAGTGCCTCGACCAGAGCCGGCCGACGGCGCAGCCACGGACCGGCGGTCCGGCCGCCGAGACGATCGACCTCGGCTCCGTGGTGCACACGGCGGAGACCACCGCCGCCGTCGCCGCCGCCGGGAACAGCCTGCGGACCGCCGACCGCGAACTCGTCGAACTGTCCGCCCGGCACGACCTGACCCCGGAGGAGATCGCGCTCGTCACCGGGCACTCGACCGCGGCGATCACCACCCGGCTCGGCAAGGCCATGGCCAAGATCGCCCGGCACGGGGCCCCGTCGTTGATCACGCGGTACGGGGCGCTGCCGTTCCCCCGGGTCACCGGCCAGCTGTGGCCCAAACTCCGCAGGACCCGGGAGAGCACGGTCCCGGCGCTGCTCACCGAGGTGGCGCGCAGGGTGGGACCGCTCGACGGGGCCGGGTTCCCCCGCCAGCCCGACCAGCGGTCCGGCCGCCGGCCCGTGCGGTGGGCGCTGATCGGGGTCGGCTCGATGGCCACGGTGCTGCTCGGGGCCGGCGTGGTGCTCGCCCAGCAGGACACCCCGACCGACGACACCACCCGGCGCCCGGCCGCCGAGGCGCCCCCGCTGCCGCTGCCGTCCGGCGAGCACAAGCCGCCGGAGGCCGCGATGGTCGCGTCGCCGACGCCGAGCCGGAAGAGTCCTAGCCCGACCCCGAGTAGTACCCCCCGACCGAGCGCGACCAGCGCGAAACCGACGACGGCCCCGCCCGCGCCAGCACCCTCGACGTCGCAGACCACCCTCATCGGCCCGTCGGTCACCGCGAGCATGGTCAACCCGGTGTGTCAGGGCGGCTGGCAGAGCTTCGGGGTCACCGCCACGGTCAACGGGGCCACGGCGACCAAGGTCCGGCTGATCCTGGACGACAGTTCCGGCCACTACGTCGAGAGCATGTCCGCCAGCTCCGGAAAATGGACCACGTCGAGCTGGGGCTACATCCCGACCGACTGGTACGTCGAGGCGACGCTGCCCGGCAACAAGGTCGTCCGGACCGCCGGGCAGCGCCTGGACGTGTGTTAG
- the secE gene encoding preprotein translocase subunit SecE: MAESKRRDNDAVDGEINETDDLVVTDDASDAKPAADKSDKAEKSSDKVKTEKSTEKRGNPFSRLGRFIREVVSELRKVIWPTRKELLTYTTVVVVFVAVMLTIVASLDWAFAKGVLWVFADGKK; this comes from the coding sequence ATGGCCGAGAGCAAGCGGCGCGACAACGACGCCGTCGACGGTGAGATCAACGAGACTGATGATCTCGTTGTGACCGACGACGCTTCTGACGCCAAGCCCGCAGCAGACAAGTCGGACAAGGCTGAGAAGTCTTCCGATAAGGTTAAGACCGAGAAGTCCACCGAGAAGCGGGGCAACCCGTTCAGCCGGCTCGGGCGGTTCATCCGCGAGGTCGTCAGCGAGCTGCGCAAGGTCATCTGGCCGACGCGCAAGGAACTGCTCACGTACACCACGGTCGTCGTGGTGTTCGTCGCGGTGATGCTGACCATTGTCGCCTCCCTGGACTGGGCGTTCGCCAAGGGCGTGCTGTGGGTCTTCGCCGACGGTAAAAAGTAG